A single region of the Deltaproteobacteria bacterium GWC2_65_14 genome encodes:
- a CDS encoding respiratory nitrate reductase subunit gamma, with protein sequence MTEFLFGAFPYAAVLLAVGAGVYRYFSDRFSFTSNSTQFLENRWLFWGSVSWHYGILIILLAHILAALFPGAWGFLIGTPARLFLVEATGLSLGLLALFGCALLLARRLLRPRLLAITTAMDWILLLVLLLQVASGVYIAWKYRWGSAWYLHTAVPWLGSLFRLRPETAYIAMLPAIVKFHMVNAFVLVALLPFTRVMHLFTIPVSYAWRPYLLFFWNRRGPHPAEDGK encoded by the coding sequence ATGACGGAATTTCTCTTCGGGGCGTTTCCCTACGCGGCGGTCCTGTTGGCCGTCGGCGCCGGGGTGTACCGGTACTTCTCCGACCGGTTTTCCTTCACCAGCAACTCCACCCAGTTCCTCGAGAACCGGTGGCTGTTCTGGGGATCCGTCTCCTGGCATTACGGGATCCTGATCATCCTTCTCGCACACATCCTGGCCGCCCTGTTCCCCGGGGCATGGGGCTTCCTGATCGGCACGCCCGCCCGCCTGTTCCTCGTCGAGGCGACGGGGCTCTCCCTGGGCCTGCTCGCGCTGTTCGGCTGCGCTCTGCTTCTGGCGAGGCGGCTGCTTCGCCCGCGCCTCCTGGCGATTACGACGGCCATGGACTGGATCCTTCTCCTGGTCCTCCTCCTGCAGGTGGCTTCCGGGGTCTACATCGCCTGGAAATACCGGTGGGGATCGGCCTGGTACCTGCACACGGCGGTGCCCTGGCTGGGTTCCCTTTTCCGCCTGCGCCCGGAGACCGCCTACATCGCCATGCTTCCTGCGATCGTGAAGTTCCACATGGTCAACGCCTTCGTCCTGGTGGCCCTCCTCCCGTTCACCCGGGTGATGCACCTCTTCACGATCCCCGTGTCCTACGCCTGGCGCCCCTACCTGCTCTTCTTCTGGAACCGCAGGGGCCCGCATCCCGCGGAGGACGGGAAATGA
- a CDS encoding MFS transporter has product MRGEGRSGITWLERWEPEDERFWESEGKRIAWRTLTITTISLVLSFATWFMMSAIVVRLPQVGFRFDTMQLFWLAAMPGLAGGSLRIIHAFLIPIFGTRHVLSISTLLKLLPCVGIGIAVMTPETPFWVFLLLGLLAGFGGGDFSSYMPSTSVFFPKRLQGTALGIQAGVGNFGVSLAQFASPWIIGFAVIGTSQTLVKGGATSQVWLQNAALWYVPPLLLLGVWGWLSLRSVPVMASFREQLDIFSNKHTWFCTVTYVMTFGSFSGFSAAFPLLIKTLYGNFPGAPDPLTYAFLGPLVGSLARVGSGPISDKVGGGILTHLSGIGLILCVGVMAFTGLLNPTSLSQFPYFVALMLLIFLLTGVGNASTFRQFPIIFSHSPRQGAGVIGWTAAVAAYGPFLFATLIGTVITRFGSPVPFFVGIGVYYIFATAINWWYYTRKGCEKPS; this is encoded by the coding sequence ATGAGGGGGGAAGGACGCTCGGGCATCACATGGCTGGAACGCTGGGAACCGGAGGACGAGCGGTTCTGGGAATCGGAAGGGAAGCGCATCGCCTGGCGAACGCTCACCATCACGACGATCTCCCTGGTCCTCTCGTTCGCGACATGGTTCATGATGAGCGCCATCGTCGTGCGCCTGCCCCAGGTCGGGTTCCGGTTCGACACGATGCAGCTCTTCTGGCTCGCGGCGATGCCGGGGCTGGCCGGCGGCTCGCTGCGGATCATCCATGCATTCCTCATTCCGATCTTCGGGACCCGGCATGTCCTCAGCATTTCCACGCTGCTCAAGCTGCTCCCGTGCGTCGGGATCGGCATCGCCGTCATGACTCCCGAAACGCCCTTCTGGGTCTTCCTGCTGCTGGGGTTGCTTGCGGGGTTCGGCGGCGGCGATTTCTCCTCGTACATGCCGAGCACCAGCGTGTTCTTCCCCAAGCGCCTGCAGGGAACTGCGCTCGGCATCCAGGCCGGCGTCGGCAACTTCGGCGTGAGCCTGGCGCAGTTCGCATCCCCCTGGATCATCGGCTTTGCCGTCATCGGGACATCGCAGACGCTCGTCAAAGGCGGAGCGACCTCACAGGTCTGGCTGCAGAATGCCGCGCTGTGGTATGTGCCGCCGCTGCTTCTCCTCGGCGTCTGGGGATGGTTATCGCTGCGCAGTGTTCCGGTGATGGCATCCTTCCGGGAGCAACTCGATATCTTCAGCAACAAGCACACGTGGTTCTGCACAGTCACCTACGTGATGACCTTCGGCTCGTTCTCCGGGTTTTCGGCGGCGTTCCCGCTCCTCATCAAGACCCTGTACGGAAATTTTCCCGGAGCGCCCGATCCGCTGACGTATGCCTTCCTCGGACCTCTCGTCGGATCGCTCGCGCGCGTCGGCTCGGGGCCGATATCCGACAAGGTCGGCGGCGGAATTCTGACGCACCTTTCCGGGATCGGCCTGATCCTCTGCGTGGGGGTGATGGCGTTCACCGGGCTGTTGAACCCGACCTCGCTCTCCCAGTTCCCCTACTTCGTTGCCCTGATGCTGCTGATCTTCCTGCTCACCGGCGTCGGCAACGCCTCCACGTTCCGCCAGTTTCCGATCATCTTCTCGCATTCTCCCCGTCAGGGAGCGGGAGTGATCGGGTGGACCGCGGCGGTTGCCGCGTACGGTCCGTTCCTCTTTGCCACGCTGATCGGAACCGTGATCACACGCTTCGGCTCTCCCGTTCCCTTCTTCGTCGGGATCGGGGTGTACTACATCTTCGCCACGGCGATCAACTGGTGGTACTACACTCGCAAAGGGTGTGAGAAGCCGAGTTGA
- a CDS encoding MFS transporter produces the protein MRTETRAGLAAIGTPSQGLAGATLGFFIGFAAVSLFGPTAKSLKGILTLAPIEVGFLVAAPSLSGSLLRIPFSAWVDTTGGRKPFLVLLLLSIAGMAGLFLTLYFYYPDRMPRSFYPLILFLGVLCGCGIATFSVGISQVAYWFPKSRHGTALGTYAGIGNLAPGIFTLLLPFALGSWGLSGSYLAWLAFLVAGTVLYAVIGRNAWYFQMISKGIPAQEAKAASASCGQEIFPAGNLLESLLLSARIWKTWALVAVYFTTFGGFIALTAWLPVYWSSFYSVTPVVAGALAGAFAILTSLVRVGGGVLSDRLGGENTGILALVTMLSGALLMTLSGNFGLSVLAEVLMGAGMGVANAAVFKLVAQEVPEAVGGAAGWVGGLGAFGGFAIPPVMGSIVQIRGTAGYATGFVVFIALAALSLLLVEVLRRKRAQSLVPA, from the coding sequence ATGAGGACGGAAACGCGCGCGGGCCTCGCGGCGATCGGAACGCCCTCGCAGGGGCTCGCCGGCGCCACCCTCGGGTTCTTCATCGGATTCGCCGCCGTCTCTCTCTTCGGACCGACCGCGAAGAGCCTCAAGGGAATCCTGACTCTTGCCCCCATCGAGGTGGGGTTCCTCGTGGCTGCCCCCTCCCTTTCGGGCTCCCTGCTTCGGATCCCCTTTTCCGCCTGGGTCGACACCACGGGGGGAAGGAAGCCGTTTCTGGTCCTTCTCCTTCTTTCCATTGCCGGCATGGCCGGTCTGTTTCTCACTCTGTACTTCTATTACCCGGACCGGATGCCCCGCTCGTTCTACCCGCTGATCCTCTTCCTGGGGGTCCTCTGCGGGTGCGGGATCGCCACCTTTTCCGTCGGGATCAGCCAGGTGGCCTACTGGTTCCCGAAGTCCCGGCACGGGACCGCGCTGGGCACCTATGCCGGGATCGGGAACCTCGCCCCCGGGATCTTCACGCTCCTGCTTCCCTTCGCCCTCGGTTCCTGGGGGCTTTCCGGGTCCTACCTGGCGTGGCTGGCCTTCCTCGTCGCGGGAACCGTCCTGTATGCTGTCATAGGCAGGAACGCATGGTACTTCCAGATGATCTCGAAAGGAATCCCTGCGCAGGAGGCGAAGGCGGCCTCGGCATCGTGCGGCCAGGAGATCTTCCCGGCCGGGAACCTTCTTGAAAGTCTCCTGCTCTCCGCGAGGATCTGGAAAACGTGGGCCCTCGTGGCGGTCTACTTCACGACCTTCGGCGGGTTCATCGCCCTGACGGCATGGCTGCCGGTCTACTGGTCCTCCTTCTATTCGGTCACTCCCGTCGTCGCGGGGGCGCTCGCCGGAGCCTTCGCGATACTTACCTCCCTCGTCCGCGTGGGGGGCGGGGTTCTCTCGGACCGCCTGGGGGGTGAGAACACGGGGATCCTGGCGCTGGTCACCATGCTTTCCGGCGCGCTCCTGATGACCCTTTCGGGAAACTTCGGTCTCTCGGTCCTCGCCGAGGTTCTCATGGGGGCCGGGATGGGGGTGGCCAACGCCGCCGTGTTCAAGCTGGTCGCCCAGGAGGTCCCCGAGGCGGTGGGCGGCGCCGCCGGGTGGGTGGGGGGCTTGGGCGCCTTCGGGGGGTTCGCCATCCCGCCGGTCATGGGGAGCATCGTGCAGATCCGGGGGACCGCGGGCTACGCGACCGGGTTCGTGGTCTTTATCGCCCTGGCGGCGCTCTCCCTTCTCCTGGTCGAGGTGCTGCGAAGGAAGAGGGCGCAGTCCCTCGTCCCTGCATAA